Genomic DNA from Comamonas resistens:
GCCTGGCATGAAGATGCCCTCGTTGCCTATGGCGTGCTGCAGCATGATTTACTCGAGCACGACGATCCGCGCAGCCTGTTGGGACTGACGGCGGCCCAGCCGGTCTGCAAGCTCGCGGGTGCGGCCGTGGACCCAGGTTGGCGCGGCCAGGGGTTGCAGCGTGCGCTGATCCGGCGCCGCATGGACTGTGCTCCCCGTGACGCCGCGCTGTTTGCCACCGCCGCACCCTGTAATCTGCCCAGCTGGCATAACCTGCTGGCCTGCGGCTTTGCGGTGCGTGCGCTGCAATACCTCTACGGCGGCCATGCGCGCTATCTGCTTGCCCTGCTCCCGCAGGAGCAGGCTGTCTCGCTGCGGCCCGAAGCGGAGGTGTGCGTGGAACTGGACAACGGCGAGCTGCCGCAGCAGCAGGCCCTGCTGATGCAGGGGTGGCGCGGCACGGCTGTCGGCATGGCCGCCGGCAGCCTGCGTCTGGTGACGACTGTGAAGGGCAGGTAGCCATGAGCCTGCAGCTTGCCGCGCATGATGGGCCGCGCCTGTGCATAGACCTTGGCGCGCTGGAGCACAACTGGCAGGTCGTGCGCGGCGTCTGCCCGGGCAGCCGTGTCGGCGCTGTGGTCAAGAACGATGCCTACGGCCTGGGAGTTTCGAACGTCGTCCCTCAACTGTGGCAATGGGGCTGCCGCGATTTCTGGGTGGCGACCGTGGACGAGGCGCTGGCCGTGCGAGCCTGTCTGCCTGCGGATGCGAGGGCGGCGGGGCTGCGTATCCTGGTGCTCAATGGCCTGGCCGGGCTGACCGCTGAAGATTTTGCTGCGCATGGCCTGACCCCTGTGCTCGCCGGGCCCCATGAGCTGGCGGCCCTGACCGGTTATGCCGCGCGCCATGACAAGCGCTTTCCTGTGGCCCTGCACCTCGATACGGGGCTGACGCGCCTGGGCTTTGGCACTGCAGAGCTGGCGCAATTGCAATCCGGCTCCAGGCTCTGGGACGATGCCCAGGTTCAGCTGTGGGTGACCCATCTGGGGCGCTTCCACGACCCCGAGGCGCTGCAGTGCCAACGCCAGCGTGAGCGCTTTGTGCAATGGACGGCGCAACTGCCGCGGGCCGAGCGCAGCGTCGCCACCTCGTCCAGTGTGTTCGCGGGGCCGGGCTGGCATTTCGAGCAGGTGCGCGTCGGCAGCGCCTTGTTCGGCGTGCCCATAGGCGCGCACGCCGCCGAGCTGCTGCAGCCCGTGGCCAGCCTGAGAGCGCCTGTGCTGCGCGTGGCCGATGTGTCCGAGGGCACCGAGGTCGGCTATGCGGGCAGCTATGTCACGGGCGGCCCGCGGCGCATCGCCACCGTGGCCATGGGCTACGGTCATGGCCTGCCGTTCAGTCTGGTCAACTGCGGCCACCTGATCCTGGCGGGACGGCCGGCTCCCATCGTCGGTGGCGTGGCCATGGGCATGGTGGGGCTGGATGTGAGTGGCTATGCGCCCGGAGAAATCCAGCCTGGCATGTGGGCCGAGGTCTATGGTCGGCAGCAGCCGCTGCAAACGCTGGCCGCAGCGGCCGGCGTAGCCGCCAATGTAGTGCTGGCGCTGTCGGCCGCACTGGCACCGCACCGCCGCCAGTGCGGCGCGGCCGAAACCATGGAGGCCGCATGACGCTGCCGGGGCGCATCCATGCTGTCGTGCAGGTCTGTGTGCTGGCCCTGCTGGCGGCCTTGCTGCTGCTCACGCAGCAGGCCGAGCGCACCCGTCAGGCAGATATGGAAGCGCAGCTCGATGGCTATCTGCTGCGCAGCTTGCGCACCACGGCCGAGAACTTCCTCTCCACGGGATTGCAGCTGGAGCAGATGGAGGCGCTGCAGGGCGTGATCGAGCGCGAGCAGGCTTCCTTTGCACGGGTCGTTGCCATTGATGTCTATGCCGCCAGCGGCAGCGTGCTCTACAGCACCGATGTCGACAGCCGCGGCCGGCCCGTGCCCGACGACTGGCGTCGGTATCTGGCTCAGGAGCAGCCCTGGCATGCCGAATCGCTGATGCTGCGGCAGATCGGCCAACGTTTTGACAACGACCTGGGCCAGGCGGCGGGAGGCATCGTCATCACCCTCT
This window encodes:
- a CDS encoding GNAT family N-acetyltransferase; its protein translation is MTNPAPDASRLQWRLLQEADLQSMYGLHLLSIAGMAAQAVKPETREFMLSLLQGRGRVIGAWHEDALVAYGVLQHDLLEHDDPRSLLGLTAAQPVCKLAGAAVDPGWRGQGLQRALIRRRMDCAPRDAALFATAAPCNLPSWHNLLACGFAVRALQYLYGGHARYLLALLPQEQAVSLRPEAEVCVELDNGELPQQQALLMQGWRGTAVGMAAGSLRLVTTVKGR
- the alr gene encoding alanine racemase → MSLQLAAHDGPRLCIDLGALEHNWQVVRGVCPGSRVGAVVKNDAYGLGVSNVVPQLWQWGCRDFWVATVDEALAVRACLPADARAAGLRILVLNGLAGLTAEDFAAHGLTPVLAGPHELAALTGYAARHDKRFPVALHLDTGLTRLGFGTAELAQLQSGSRLWDDAQVQLWVTHLGRFHDPEALQCQRQRERFVQWTAQLPRAERSVATSSSVFAGPGWHFEQVRVGSALFGVPIGAHAAELLQPVASLRAPVLRVADVSEGTEVGYAGSYVTGGPRRIATVAMGYGHGLPFSLVNCGHLILAGRPAPIVGGVAMGMVGLDVSGYAPGEIQPGMWAEVYGRQQPLQTLAAAAGVAANVVLALSAALAPHRRQCGAAETMEAA